The genomic region TTTGTTCTCCAAGATATCGCCGCCGATCTGCTTGCCGAATGTGTCATCACCAAAAGCGTCGAGGTAATCATCCTGCAACTGAAAGGCAAGCCCAAGCTGTAGCCCGAAGTTGTAAATGTGCTGCTGATTGTCGGGGGAGGTAGCTGCTACGATAGCGCCCATTTGGAGTGCTGCCCCGATAAGTACCGCTGTTTTATAACGAATCATCAGCAGATATTCCTCAGTGGTGACGGTAGAGCGGACTTCAAAATCCATATCGTATTGCTGCCCCTCGCACACTTCGAGAGCCGTCCTACTAAGAAGCTGTGTTAAACGTCCAAAAACCGCAGGTGGATAGTGCTCCAATAGCTGGTAGGTGAGGATGAGCATCGCATCGCCTGAGAGGATGGCAGTGTTTACATTCCACTTGTGATGCACCGTGGGGCAGCCACGTCGCAGCGGTGCTTTATCCATAATATCATCGTGGACGAGGGAAAAGTTGTGGAACATCTCAACGGCAGTGGCAGCGGGGAGTGCCTCGTGATAATCGGCGCCAAAGAGATCGGCAGCCATCATTGTGAGCACTGGGCGCAGACGTTTACCTCCGAGGTTGAGGATATAGGCAATTGGCTCATAGAGGTTTGTGGGCTGCTTTGCTGTGAGAGATTGCTTGAGGTAGTGCAAGAACTCTTCTCTATATTGTTCTGTTGAAAGGTTTTTCATATCTTGTGTATTTCGTTACCTGTGAATGTGTTGACCCCTTGTTGGGCGGCTTTAGCAGTAGTGAGCATCGCCTCGGCTAAGCGCTCGGTAGAGAGCGGTTGGTATCGGCGAAAAAGACCGATAGTGTTAAAGAAATTGAGTACTGAAATGGATAGCTTCTCCCCCACCCTATCAGAGTCTTTCCGCTTGAGCACTGAGGGCTGAAAGATATTCATACTGCTGAAAGCTAAGTTTTTAACGGCATCCTCCAGTTCACCTTTTATTTGGAGATAGAAGTTGCTCGAATGGCTATTCGCCCCAACTGAGGAGACGAGCATAAAGGTTTTCACCCCGTTAGCAGCAGCTGCTTTGGCAAAATCGAGGTTATATTGCACGTCGATCTGGCGCTGACGTTCTTTGCTGCCCGCTTGCTTGAGAGTGGTGCCTAAGCAGGAAAAGGCTACATCAGCGACTACTAATGGGCTCCACTGCTGGGGCTCGCTGAAATTGACGATGTGTTCTTGCAACTTGGGGTGTTGCAAGGAGAGCGGTTTTCGCACCAATGCGCGCACCTCGGTGAAGGTGTCGTCATTTAGTAATAATTGTAGTAAATCCTTACCTACGGCTCCTGTGGCACCTATGATTACTGCTGTCATAATTTGCAATTTTTGGGCAAAGGTACGATTTTTTAATGAATAACGGATAATACTCAATATACAATTTTTCGTTTTTCTACATTTTTTAAAATTGTTAGTGTATTTGTCTGGAATTAGCTGCATACGCAGTTTTTAGGAGATCCTAAAAATGTAGGAGATGTGTTCGAGATGTGTTCGAGATGTGTTCGAGCAGTGTTCGAGATGAGTCCGAAAGAAAAATTTTCTGTTGGGGGTTTTACTCAAAGGGGCTGCGATTGCGATGGGATACGGGAGGGGGTTTGAAGGAGGTTGGGAACATTTTTTTTGTGATTTATTTTTTTGTTTTGTAAAAAGGTTGTACTTTTGCAGCCTGAATTAAAAACTAATCGGGATGTGGCGCAGTTGGTAGCGTACACGTATGGGGTGCGTGTGGTCGCTGGTTCGAGTCCAGTCATCCCGACTTTCTTTTTAGATTATGAAACTTTCGAATTTTAATTTTGATCTTCCTAAGGAATTATTAGCGGAGTATCCGAGTGAGAACCGCGACGAGGCTCGCCTGATGGTGCTCCATCGCAAGACGGGCGAGATTGAACACAAGTTGTTCAAAGATGTGATTAACTACTTTGACGATGGTGATGTGTTCGTGATTAATAATACTAAGGTGTTCCCTGCGCGTTTGTTTGGCAATAAGGAGAAGACGAAGGCGCGTATTGAGGTGTTTCTGCTGCGCGAGCTAAGTGCTGAGCAACGCCTATGGGATGTGCTTGTAGACCCTGCGCGCAAGATCCGCATCGGGAATAAGCTCTATTTTGGCAAGGATGCGCGCTTGGTGGCTGAGGTGATTGACAATACTACTTCGCGTGGGCGTACGCTTCGTTTTTTGTACGATGGCACCTATGAGGAGTTTCGCCAGTATCTCAAAGAGCTTGGGCAAACGCCGCTGCCAAAGTATATTTCGCGCCCTGTGGAGCCTGAGGATGAGGAGCGTTATCAAACGATTTACGCTAAATACGAGGGTGCTGTAGCTGCACCAACGGCAGGGTTACACTTCTCTAAACATCTGATGAAGCGCTTGGAGATCAAGGGGATATCCTTTGCAGAGATTACTTTGCACGTGGGGCTGGGGACGTTCAGCCCGGTAGAGGTGGAGGATCTCTCTAAGCACAAGATGGATAGTGAGGAGATTATCATTCCAGAGGATCAGACACTTATCATCAATAAGGCTAAGGAAAGTGGCAAGCGTGTATGCGCTGTGGGCACTACGGTGATGCGTGCGCTGGAAAGCTCGGTGGCACCTAACGGCAATGTGAATCCGTACAATGGCTGGACGAATAAGTTTATCTTCCCGCCTTACGATTTTAGTGTTGCCAATGCGATGATTACGAACTTCCACACGCCGAAATCGACCTTGCTGATGATGGTTTCGGCTTTTGGCGGGCACGAATTGGTGATGCGTGCTTATCACGAGGCTGTTGCTGAGAAGTACAAATTCTACTCGTACGGCGACGCAATGCTCATTCTATAAGATATTAATATACAGCTTACAAAATGGTTTAACCACATACATATTACCAAAAGTATATGTATGTGGTTTTGTTTTTTGAGTTATTTTTTATACTTTTGGCGAAATTTCAGCATAGTTATGACACAGATATTAAACCATACGGATATTACCAATAAGATTAGGCGTATTGCCTACCAGATTTACGAGACGCATATTGATGAGCAAACTCTTATCCTTGCAGGGATTGATGGCAATGGGTATATTTTTGCCACTTTGCTTGCCGAGCAGCTCAGGGGGATATCGCCCTTAGAAGTCCAGTTGTGCAAGGTCTCCATAAACAAGCGAGAGCCTTTGGCAGGCAGCAGCGCTTCATTGCCCACAGAGGCGTATCGCGACAAGGCAGTGGTGCTAGTGGACGACGTGCTCGAGTCAGGCCGCACGCTGATGTATGGGGCTAAGCATTTCCTTGAAGTGCCGCTCAGGAGCCTTACCACAGCCGTGCTGGTGAACCGCAACCACAAGCAGTACCCTATCAAGGCGGACTTTAAGGGCATCTCGCTCTCTACCTCCCTGCAAGAGCATATCACTGTGGAGTTTGACGAGGGAGACTATAAAGCATTTTTGAGTTAATGGATAATGGATAGTGCAAAATGGATAATTACTTCTACTTTTCTACTTTCCTAATTTTCTAACTTCTAAATAAATATGACGTTACATACTTACCTTACCCTCGGAATACTACTCGTCTCTGCCCTATTTTTTATGAGCGGAAAAGTGCGTTCGGACTTAGTGGCAATGTGTTCGCTCGTGCTCTTAGTTCTTTTAGGCATACTCACGCCTGAGGAAGCACTATCGGGATTTTCCAACAACGTCATCGTGATGATGATAGGGCTGTTCATAGTCGGCGGGGCGATCTTCCAAACGGGATTGGCGAAGATGATCAGTAGCCGTATCCTGAGGCTTGCAGGCAATAGCGAAACGCGGCTTTTTGTGCTGCTAATGCTCGTTACTTCCTTCATAGGCGCCTTTGTGAGCAACACGGGCACAGTGGCACTGATGATGCCCATAGTGGTTAGCATCGCAATGGGGGCTAATATGAGCAGTAGCCGTCTTCTGATGCCGATGGCTTTTGCCAGCAGTATCGGTGGGATGATGACGCTCATCGGTACGCCGCCCAACTTGGTGATCGATGGAGAATTGATAAAGGCGGGCTACCAAAAACTCACCTTCTTCTCCTTTACGCCCGTAGGCTTGGTATGTTTGGTAGTGGGATTGTTAGTTCTTTTGCCCGCCAGCAAGTATTTTTTATCGAAGAAAGACAGTGGCAACTCCACTGACGGTAGCAAAGGCAAGAGTCTGCACGATTTAGTAGGGGAATATCAGCTTTCGAGCAATCTTTACCGCGTACTTATAGAAAAAAACTCGCCTTTTATATCCAAAACCCTACGAGAAATCAACATATCGCAGCAATATCACCTCAGTATCCTCGAGATTAGGCGTAAATCCACCTCTAATAACCCCTTCTTTAAGACAATTAACCAAGAGGTTGTCAATGCCGACACGGTGATTTATGAAGGCGACATCCTCTACCTCCGCGGGGCATTCGAGGACGTAGAGCGGATGGTAGCCGAGCAGCATTTAAGTCTGCTCAATACCCATCAGGCAGAGGAAAAAGAGGAAAATGGACTGAGTTTTCACGATATAGGCATTGCTGAGGTGCTAATTATGCCCGCCTCGAAACTCGTGAACACGCCCATCAAGGAAAGTAAGCTGCGTGAGCACTACGGATTGAACATCCTCGGCATTCAGCGCAAGGATAGCTATATTTTGCAGAACCTTAAGGACGAAAAAACCTTCGCCGGCGATATTCTTTTGGTGCAAGGGCGATGGGAATCGATCAGCAAGCTCGGTGATGAACGCAGTCAGCTCGTGGTGTTGGGGCAACCGCTGGCAGAAGCCTCGAAGGTTACCCTCACGCACAAGGCACCGATAGCCGCAGTGATAATGGTGGCAATGGTAGTGGCGATGATGTTTGATTTCATACCGATAGCCCCTGTAACAGCAGTGCTCATCGCCTCACTGCTAATGGTGCTCACCGGCGCATTGCGCAACGTGGAGGCAGCTTATAAGACCATCAATTGGGAAAGCGTGATACTCATCGCCGGAATGCTGCCGATGGCTGTAGCTTTGGACAAGACGGGCGTTTCAGGCTTGGTAGCCAATACTTTAGTAACGAATCTGGGCGATAAAAGTCCGTACATCTTGCTGGCAGGGGTGTACTTCACCACCTCACTGATGACGATGTTTATCAGCAACACGGCAACGGCAGTGCTTTTGGCGCCCATCGCTATGAAAGCCGCCCAAACCTTAGGATTACAGCCGCACGCCTTTCTTTTTGCTGTGTCAGTGGCAGCGAGTATGTGCTTCGCCTCACCTTTTTCAACCCCACCGAACGCACTGGTGATGTCGGCGGGGCGTTACACCTTTATGGACTACGTAAAAGTGGGCTTACCGTTGCAAATCATCTTAGGCTTGGTGATGATATTCGTGTTACCGATGCTTTTTCCGTTTTAGATAGAAATTTTATAGGAGGAAGCTGCTGAATACAATTATTGTAAAAAAGTTTTGGCTATTACAACTATTTGTTGTACTTTTGCCCAAAATTTAACAAAATAGAATGAGAGAGAAAATTTCAGAGTTTTTATTAGACGTATCGAAATACGTATTTACAGCAAGCATTGTAGCTCCTCTTTTCATAGGAGAAGAACAAAGAACAACCTTTTGCACAGTTGGGTTCTCGGTGTCTATCATCGGTTTGTTATTGGGGCTATCGTTAATTAAACGCAAAAAGGTAAATACCAATAATAACCAGAACCGCAAGAATAACAGAGGCGGGCGAAATCGCAACAACAGAAATAAAAAAGGACAAGCCAAAGAGCCTGAAAAAGAACTGGGGCTCAGTAGGTTCATCAAAGAATGAGTTTAAGGCAAGTATATTTTGACAATGCAGCCACGACCCCTGTACTACCAGAGGTGATAACTCGGATGTCGGAAGTGCTCAGTAAGCAGTTTGGCAATCCGTCGTCAACACACGCTTTCGGGCGCAGCGCCAAGTCAGTGATAGAACTTTGCCGTAAGAATATCGCTAAGAGGCTGAATGTACACCCTTCGGAAATCATTTTCACCTCTGGAGGAACAGAAGCTGATAATCTGATACTCAGGGGATGTGTGCGCGATTTGGGCGTACGAGTGATCATCACCTCCCCTATTGAGCATCACGCTGTGCTTCATACAGTGGAAGCATTGGCTAAGGAGTACACAATAGAGATACGCTATGTAAAGCTATCTGAGACAGGTGCGGTTGATCTTCAAGACTTGCGAAACTTGCTATTAGAATATCCTGAGGAGAAAGTATTAGTAAGCCTGATGCATGTAAATAATGAAGTGGGCAACATCCTATCTATCAAGCGTGTCGGGCGTATATGCAAGCAATACGGTGCTTATTTTCACTCTGATACTGTACAGACCATTGGGCACTATCCGTTGGATTTAGAAGAGATACAAGTGGACTTCATCACAGCCTCAGCCCATAAATTCCACGGACCGAAAGGGGTAGGATTTGCTTACATTAGAAGAGGAAATGCACTACACAGTTCGCTCTACGGAGGAGAACAAGAGAAAGGATTAAGAGCTGGCACTGAGTCAGTTCACGATATTGCAGGAATGGAAGTGGCTTTTAATCAAGCTTATGAGAAACTCAATGAACGCACAGCTTATTTGCAGGATCTGAAAGTGTATTTTATAGCCCAAATCAAGGTGCATTTCCCCGAGGCAATCTTTAACGGGCGTTGTACAGATATGCAGCGAAGTTCGTACTGTATTATCAATGTGGGATTTCCTTCTCTAAAAGATAAGAATGACACTTTATTATTTCTTCTGGATATGAAAGGAGTAGCCTGCTCAAAAGGAAGTGCGTGCCAGAGTGGTAGCGTACAAACTTCACACGTACTAAAAACCATTCTACCTGAGGAACAGCTAAAATACCCTTCTTTGCGCTTTTCCTTGTCAACTTTCAACACTCAGGAAGAGGTAGATTTCACCATAAAAATGCTTAAGGAAATAGAGCTTTCATAAAAAAGTTTCTGCCTTTTACAGTTGATTTCCAAGGTATTGTAATTTTTCTTTAAAAATTATCTTAAAAAAGTTTGGCAGTTATAAATAATTGCTGTAATTTAGTGCCTCCATTTAGTTGGAGAACCTTTGGATTACCGTAATATTTAAATCTCAGAAAGATATGCTAGACGAGAAAAATGACTTATCAGTAGAAGTGCAAGAAGAGGATAATACATTGTCATACGAGGCAATGAGTTTAGAGGATTTAACCAAAGCACTTAAAAAATTACTTGAAACAGATAGGATTCAAGCCATAAGAGGCGAGGTGAATGCTATCAGGAAGGAATTTGATGCCAAATATGAAATGCTCGTAGAAGAAAAACGAGAAGAATATCTGGCTGATGGTGGTGAAGACTATGATTTTAAGTACGAAAGCCCTATCCATAAGGAATTTTATGCCCTTTTAAAAGAATATCGCGAGAGATTTAGTGAGCTTCACAAAGAAATGGAGAAGCAACATAAAGAAAACCTCACACAACGCCGTGAAATAATTGAGGAACTGAAAAACCTCATCAATGTTGAAGAGAATATAGGCACTACCTTCAAACAATTTAAGGAGTTACAGGAGCGCTGGCGCAATGCAGGACCTGTTTCCAAAGCAGATTACGAAGATCTGTGGAACAACTACCATCATCACGTTGAGAGATTTTACGACTATATCCACCTGAGCAAAGATTTGCGTGATATTGACTTCAAACGCAACTTAGAGGAGAAAGAAAAGCTCATTGCAAGGGCTGAAGAGCTGCTCAGTGATGAGGTTGATGGACTGAAAGCTGCCCGAGAGTTGCAACAACTCCACCGTACGTGGAAGGAAGAGCTCGGACCTGTTGACAAAGAGCATCGTGAGAGTATCTGGGAGCGATTTACGCAACTCAGCAAGCAAATTAGAGATAAACAACAAGAGTATTTAAAGAACTTAGACAAAATTTTCGAGGAAAACTTAGCCAAGAAAAAGTCCATTATTGAAAAAATGAATGCTCTTGCTGCCAAAGAGCCTACCACTCACAACGGTTGGAAGCAACTTTCCAAAGAAATGCAAACCCTGCGCGAAAGTTACTTCAATGCAGGACGTGTTCCTGAGAAGGAAGCCGACACCGTGTGGACAAACTTTAAAGCTGCTTTCCGCATCTTCGATAAAAAGAAAAATCATTTTTATAAAGCAAGCAAGAAGGAGCAACAAGAGAACTTAGTTAAGAAGTTAGCCCTCGTGGAGATCGCAAAAGCAAACCAAGATAGCACCGACTGGGAAGTAACCACCGAATTGATGAAGAAAATCCAGAGGGAATGGAAGGAAATCGGGGCAGTACCTATTAAAAATAGTGAGAAAATCTGGAAAGAGTTCAAAAAAGCGTGCGATAATTACTTCAATCACTATGGAGAAGCGGTAAAAGCCAACAAAGATAGGGAGTTCTCATCACTAGATAGGAAAAAAGAACTCTTAGATGAGCTAAAAGCCTACCAGTTAGGCTCAGATAAGGATAAAAATATCGCCGACTTGCAAGAGTACGCCCGAAGATGGGACGAACTGGGGAGAACGCCACATTCAAAGAAGTCAATTGACATCAAATTCCATAAAATTATCGACGGGCTCTTCAAAAAACTTGATTTCGACAAGCAGGAGATCGAGATAATGAAATACAACAACAAACTCGAGCGCCTGATCAACGATGATAACGAGAATTCCCTCAACAACGAAGTAATATACGTAAAACGCCGCATTGAGGAAATCAAATCAGAAGTTTTGCAGCTGGAGAACAACTTATCGTTCTTTGGAAAGATCGACGAGAAGAATCCACTGATAAAAGAGGTTCTGAAAAACATCAACAACCAAAAAGAGAACCTATTGACGTGGGAAAACAAGCTGCGCGAACTCAAAAACTTACAAAAATCACAACAAGCTGAGGAAAACACAGCAGCAGAGGAAGAAAAAGTTTAATTTTTTATCATTTCATAGAGAAAGAGAGGTTATAAATACTTGTAACCTCTTTTTTTTAAGTCACTCCCAGCATATTTTTAATTCAATATGATATGAAACTCGTATTTGCAACCCATAATCAACATAAATTAAAGGAAATACAAGCCTTACTGCCTAAAAATATACAACTTTTAAGCCTTACCGACATCGGTTGTGAGGAGGACATCCCCGAGACGGCGCCAACCATCGAAGGGAACGCCATCCTGAAGGCAAAATACGTCGCTGAGAGATACGGATACGACGTTTTTGCTGACGACACAGGCTTAGAGGTCGATGCCCTCAACGGTGCGCCTGGGGTTTTCTCCGCTCGCTATGCGGGGCAGCAAAAAAGCGACACCGACAACCTCGCCCTGCTGCTGAGCAATATGAAAGGCGTGCAAAATCGCAAGGCACAGTTCCGAACGGTGATAGCCCTTAGCTTGGACGGCGCCCTCCACACCTTCGAAGGGATAGCCCGTGGCAGCATCACCGAGGCGCCCATCGGAGGGAACGGTTTTGGCTACGACCCTGCCTTCCTCCCCGAGGGATACACCCAAACTTTTGCCCAAATTTCAGCTGATGAGAAGAACAGAATCAGCCATCGGGGCAAGACTTTCGAGCAGCTACTCAGGTTCTTAAAAGAAAGAGCCCGCAATGCCTCCTAAGCGCTCTCACTCACCCTATTTTACACATAAAATATTAAAAATGACAGAAATATGAGTCTATTAGAAATCAAAGATATCAAGCGCGACTTCAAGTTGGGCAATGAAATACTCCACGTTTTGAAGGGTATCAACCTGAGCATCGAAAAAGGAGAGTACGTCGCCCTGATGGGACCCTCAGGATCGGGAAAATCAACCCTGATGAACATCCTCGGCTGCCTCGACACGCCAACTTCGGGGCAATATATCCTCAACGGCAAGGATGTGAGCAAAATGTCGGATTCAGAATTGGCAGACATCCGCAACCGCGAGATAGGTTTCGTCTTCCAAACCTTCAACCTGATGCCGCGCACCACAGCGCTGGACAACGTTGCCCTGCCGATGGTGTATGCGGGGGTAAACAAGGAAAAACGCCGCGAGCGCGCCCGCGAGGTGCTGCAGATGGTGGGCTTGGAGGACCGTATGCTGCACAAACCAAACGAACTCTCGGGCGGACAAAGGCAAAGGGTGGCTGTGGCACGTGCGTTGGTGAACCATCCGTCGATTATCCTCGCCGATGAGCCTACGGGCAACCTCGATTCGAAGACTTCGTACGAGATTATGAATCTTTTTGACTCCATCTACAACGCTGGCAACACCGTGATCCTCGTAACGCACGAGGAAGATATCGCCCACTACGCCAAGCGCATTATCCGCTTGAAGGACGGGATGATTGAAAGCGACGACAGCAAAAAAGAAAGTCAGATGTAGTGTTAGAAATCAGCAGCAAACAATTTTAACTTATGAATTTCTCCATCATCATACCAGCTTACAATGAGGAAGAAAGCATTGGCAAAACGCTCGAGTCGCTCCTCAATCAGACCCTAAAACCACATCAAATCATCGTGGTGGACGACGGATCGAGTGACAAAACTGCTGAAATTGTAGCTGAAATCGCCAAATCGCATCCAAATTTACAACTTATTGAGAAAAAAGAGAAGGGTGAGCATCTCCCTGGGGGAAAAGTGGTACGTACTTTCAACGTTGGACTTCCTTTTTTGAGTGAATCAACGGAGATTATCTGCAAATTTGATGCGGATTTGATATTCCCTGAGAACTATCTCGCCGTTTTGGATGCACATTACCGCACCGACCCTGCGCTGGGGATGTGTGGAGGCTTTTGCTACGTAGAACGCGATGGGCAGTGGGTGATTGAGAACCTCACCAACGCTGATCATCTGCGCGGGGCGGTAAAATCGTATCGGAAAAAGTGTTTTGAGGATATCGGGGGGCTGAAATTGGCAATGGGCTGGGATACTGCCGATGAGCTGCTGTCAAGATACCACGGATGGCGCGTAAAAACGGATGCCAGCCTCTGCGTAAAGCACCTCCGCCCGACTGGTGCAGGCTACGGACAGCGCGCTAAGTATCTGCAAGGGAGCGTTTTCTATCGTCTGCGCTACGGATGGGTACTGAGCTTGCTTGCCTCGGCGAAGTTGGCATTAAAAAAGAAGAGCATTCGTCAGTTTGGCAATTACCTCAAAGGATATTGGAAGGCAAAACGCGAAAAGCAACCTTATTTATTGACAGAAGAAGAAGGAAAATGGGTGCGCCAATACCGATGGAAGGGAATTTTTAGTAGGTTTTTAGGAAAATAGGTCAGGAAATCGGGAAAATGAACCCTATTTTATGAAAAACTCGACAGAAACAAACAAGATTGAAACTCATCTGAAGTGTTTTATGTAAGATTTAAGTCAGAATAAAATATTCTGATCGTATTCTGATGAAATTCTCACCAGAATAAAATATTCTGAGCGTATTTTGATGAAATTCTCACCAGAATAAAATATTCTGAGCGTATTTTAATTACATTCTCACCAGAATAAAATATTCTGGGCTGCGGCGCACTTGAGGCTCGGAATAAAATATTCTGACTTGCGACACGCCAGAGGTGAGAATAAAATATTCTGACCTTCTACCGAGACTAAAAAATCCGACTTTTTGCATTTTTTCCTTCTTGAGCGTTTTTATCTTCAAACATCACATATCGGGATAAAACTATCTTTCAGTACGTTATATCCTCGCAAAAAGAAAGTCAAAAAATATTTTTCATTTTTTTACGTAAAAATTTGTTTTTACTATAAAAATCCGTATCTTTGCATCGGATTAAAATGAAATCGAAACTACACCTATTATATAGTATATGGGAGATTTCAAAACTAATAAACAGATTTAAGAACCTAAAAAACATCTTTTTACTATGAAAAAGAACAAATTGGTATCATTGGATTACAGAAGGCTTTACAATTCTGAGTTTAGTCAGTTTTTCACTCGATTGGTAGATGATTTTGACAAGTCGGGGCTCAATCTGGAGGAAGATGAAAGCCT from Capnocytophaga haemolytica harbors:
- a CDS encoding polyprenyl synthetase family protein, producing MKNLSTEQYREEFLHYLKQSLTAKQPTNLYEPIAYILNLGGKRLRPVLTMMAADLFGADYHEALPAATAVEMFHNFSLVHDDIMDKAPLRRGCPTVHHKWNVNTAILSGDAMLILTYQLLEHYPPAVFGRLTQLLSRTALEVCEGQQYDMDFEVRSTVTTEEYLLMIRYKTAVLIGAALQMGAIVAATSPDNQQHIYNFGLQLGLAFQLQDDYLDAFGDDTFGKQIGGDILENKKTMLYLKALELSDAAQRTALLQHYATTDQSPEKVAAVKQLFQQTGADTVVRKAIAHYTDEALASLDSLAIDEEKRTQLRTFAIDLMDRKI
- a CDS encoding NAD(P)H-binding protein encodes the protein MTAVIIGATGAVGKDLLQLLLNDDTFTEVRALVRKPLSLQHPKLQEHIVNFSEPQQWSPLVVADVAFSCLGTTLKQAGSKERQRQIDVQYNLDFAKAAAANGVKTFMLVSSVGANSHSSNFYLQIKGELEDAVKNLAFSSMNIFQPSVLKRKDSDRVGEKLSISVLNFFNTIGLFRRYQPLSTERLAEAMLTTAKAAQQGVNTFTGNEIHKI
- the queA gene encoding tRNA preQ1(34) S-adenosylmethionine ribosyltransferase-isomerase QueA; the encoded protein is MKLSNFNFDLPKELLAEYPSENRDEARLMVLHRKTGEIEHKLFKDVINYFDDGDVFVINNTKVFPARLFGNKEKTKARIEVFLLRELSAEQRLWDVLVDPARKIRIGNKLYFGKDARLVAEVIDNTTSRGRTLRFLYDGTYEEFRQYLKELGQTPLPKYISRPVEPEDEERYQTIYAKYEGAVAAPTAGLHFSKHLMKRLEIKGISFAEITLHVGLGTFSPVEVEDLSKHKMDSEEIIIPEDQTLIINKAKESGKRVCAVGTTVMRALESSVAPNGNVNPYNGWTNKFIFPPYDFSVANAMITNFHTPKSTLLMMVSAFGGHELVMRAYHEAVAEKYKFYSYGDAMLIL
- a CDS encoding phosphoribosyltransferase family protein, yielding MTQILNHTDITNKIRRIAYQIYETHIDEQTLILAGIDGNGYIFATLLAEQLRGISPLEVQLCKVSINKREPLAGSSASLPTEAYRDKAVVLVDDVLESGRTLMYGAKHFLEVPLRSLTTAVLVNRNHKQYPIKADFKGISLSTSLQEHITVEFDEGDYKAFLS
- a CDS encoding SLC13 family permease — protein: MTLHTYLTLGILLVSALFFMSGKVRSDLVAMCSLVLLVLLGILTPEEALSGFSNNVIVMMIGLFIVGGAIFQTGLAKMISSRILRLAGNSETRLFVLLMLVTSFIGAFVSNTGTVALMMPIVVSIAMGANMSSSRLLMPMAFASSIGGMMTLIGTPPNLVIDGELIKAGYQKLTFFSFTPVGLVCLVVGLLVLLPASKYFLSKKDSGNSTDGSKGKSLHDLVGEYQLSSNLYRVLIEKNSPFISKTLREINISQQYHLSILEIRRKSTSNNPFFKTINQEVVNADTVIYEGDILYLRGAFEDVERMVAEQHLSLLNTHQAEEKEENGLSFHDIGIAEVLIMPASKLVNTPIKESKLREHYGLNILGIQRKDSYILQNLKDEKTFAGDILLVQGRWESISKLGDERSQLVVLGQPLAEASKVTLTHKAPIAAVIMVAMVVAMMFDFIPIAPVTAVLIASLLMVLTGALRNVEAAYKTINWESVILIAGMLPMAVALDKTGVSGLVANTLVTNLGDKSPYILLAGVYFTTSLMTMFISNTATAVLLAPIAMKAAQTLGLQPHAFLFAVSVAASMCFASPFSTPPNALVMSAGRYTFMDYVKVGLPLQIILGLVMIFVLPMLFPF
- a CDS encoding DUF6722 family protein, encoding MREKISEFLLDVSKYVFTASIVAPLFIGEEQRTTFCTVGFSVSIIGLLLGLSLIKRKKVNTNNNQNRKNNRGGRNRNNRNKKGQAKEPEKELGLSRFIKE
- a CDS encoding cysteine desulfurase family protein; the encoded protein is MSLRQVYFDNAATTPVLPEVITRMSEVLSKQFGNPSSTHAFGRSAKSVIELCRKNIAKRLNVHPSEIIFTSGGTEADNLILRGCVRDLGVRVIITSPIEHHAVLHTVEALAKEYTIEIRYVKLSETGAVDLQDLRNLLLEYPEEKVLVSLMHVNNEVGNILSIKRVGRICKQYGAYFHSDTVQTIGHYPLDLEEIQVDFITASAHKFHGPKGVGFAYIRRGNALHSSLYGGEQEKGLRAGTESVHDIAGMEVAFNQAYEKLNERTAYLQDLKVYFIAQIKVHFPEAIFNGRCTDMQRSSYCIINVGFPSLKDKNDTLLFLLDMKGVACSKGSACQSGSVQTSHVLKTILPEEQLKYPSLRFSLSTFNTQEEVDFTIKMLKEIELS
- a CDS encoding DUF349 domain-containing protein; the encoded protein is MLDEKNDLSVEVQEEDNTLSYEAMSLEDLTKALKKLLETDRIQAIRGEVNAIRKEFDAKYEMLVEEKREEYLADGGEDYDFKYESPIHKEFYALLKEYRERFSELHKEMEKQHKENLTQRREIIEELKNLINVEENIGTTFKQFKELQERWRNAGPVSKADYEDLWNNYHHHVERFYDYIHLSKDLRDIDFKRNLEEKEKLIARAEELLSDEVDGLKAARELQQLHRTWKEELGPVDKEHRESIWERFTQLSKQIRDKQQEYLKNLDKIFEENLAKKKSIIEKMNALAAKEPTTHNGWKQLSKEMQTLRESYFNAGRVPEKEADTVWTNFKAAFRIFDKKKNHFYKASKKEQQENLVKKLALVEIAKANQDSTDWEVTTELMKKIQREWKEIGAVPIKNSEKIWKEFKKACDNYFNHYGEAVKANKDREFSSLDRKKELLDELKAYQLGSDKDKNIADLQEYARRWDELGRTPHSKKSIDIKFHKIIDGLFKKLDFDKQEIEIMKYNNKLERLINDDNENSLNNEVIYVKRRIEEIKSEVLQLENNLSFFGKIDEKNPLIKEVLKNINNQKENLLTWENKLRELKNLQKSQQAEENTAAEEEKV
- a CDS encoding non-canonical purine NTP diphosphatase → MKLVFATHNQHKLKEIQALLPKNIQLLSLTDIGCEEDIPETAPTIEGNAILKAKYVAERYGYDVFADDTGLEVDALNGAPGVFSARYAGQQKSDTDNLALLLSNMKGVQNRKAQFRTVIALSLDGALHTFEGIARGSITEAPIGGNGFGYDPAFLPEGYTQTFAQISADEKNRISHRGKTFEQLLRFLKERARNAS
- a CDS encoding ABC transporter ATP-binding protein, coding for MSLLEIKDIKRDFKLGNEILHVLKGINLSIEKGEYVALMGPSGSGKSTLMNILGCLDTPTSGQYILNGKDVSKMSDSELADIRNREIGFVFQTFNLMPRTTALDNVALPMVYAGVNKEKRRERAREVLQMVGLEDRMLHKPNELSGGQRQRVAVARALVNHPSIILADEPTGNLDSKTSYEIMNLFDSIYNAGNTVILVTHEEDIAHYAKRIIRLKDGMIESDDSKKESQM